A genomic window from Chanodichthys erythropterus isolate Z2021 chromosome 1, ASM2448905v1, whole genome shotgun sequence includes:
- the LOC137031889 gene encoding uncharacterized protein has product MADLDFVERVAALYVLWKAEKRRRSVRRRVWVHQILKRHTQLGEFHQLLQELRLDDGRFQRYFRLSRSQFDDLLSRVGGRISLQDTNYRRSIPPAERLSICLRYLATGDSFRTIASSFRVGVSTVCKIVPDVVTAIWDCLVEEFMAVPSTDEWRSIAEGFEERWNFPLCCGALDGKHVLLKAPPNTGSQFHNYKGTFSLVLLAVVDARYCFRVIDVRAYGRSSDGGTLANSAFGQALRGGTLQLPPDRPLPGADHRGPQPHVFVADEAFPLRKNLMRPFPGRTLPRERRVFNYRLSRARLVVENAFGILSSQWRMYRRLIEVHPEVVERCVKATCVLHNFMRSAEAPAVIGAGQGAED; this is encoded by the exons ATGGCTGACTTGGATTTCGTTGAGAGAGTAGCTGCGCTTTATGTGCTTTGGAAGGCTGAAAAACGGCGTAGATCCGTTCGGCGCCGTGTCTGGGTCCATCAGATACTTAAGAGGCACACCCAGCTTGGTGAGTTTCACCAACTCCTCCAGGAGCTGCGCCTGGATGACGGCCGCTTTCAGCGGTACTTCCGACTGAGCCGGTCCCAGTTTGATGACCTGTTGTCCCGTGTCGGTGGGAGGATTTCCCTCCAGGACACCAACTACAGGCGCTCTATTCCACCTGCAGAGCGCCTGTCCATCTGTCTCCG ATATCTTGCCACTGGAGACTCCTTCAGGACGATCGCCAGCAGCTTTCGTGTTGGTGTCTCCACCGTCTGCAAGATTGTCCCAGACGTGGTGACTGCAATCTGGGACTGCTTAGTGGAAGAGTTTATGGCTGTGCCCTCCACAGACGAATGGAGGTCCATTGCAGAGGGTTTTGAGGAGAGGTGGAACTTCCCACTCTGCTGTGGAGCACTGGACGGCAAGCACGTCCTGCTAAAAGCACCCCCCAACACCGGATCCCAGTTCCACAACTACAAGGGAACATTTTCCTTAGTTCTCCTTGCTGTTGTGGATGCAAGGTATTGCTTCAGGGTGATCGATGTCAGGGCATATGGACGGTCGAGTGATGGTGGGACTCTGGCCAACTCAGCCTTTGGCCAGGCACTCCGTGGTGGCACCCTCCAACTGCCACCTGACCGTCCTCTCCCAGGAGCTGACCACAGAGGACCCCAGCCCCATGTCTTTGTGGCAGATGAGGCCTTTCCCCTCAGGAAAAACCTCATGAGGCCATTCCCTGGGCGCACCCTTCCCCGAGAGAGAAGGGTCTTTAACTAccgtctctccagagcccggcTGGTGGTGGAAAACGCCTTCGGAATCCTGTCCTCACAGTGGAGGATGTATCGCCGCCTCATAGAGGTTCATCCTGAGGTTGTGGAGAGGTGTGTGAAGGCGACGTGTGTCCTCCACAACTTTATGAGATCTGCAGAGGCACCTGCTGTTATTGGGGCGGGGCAGGGTGCAGAGGACTAG